In the genome of Nycticebus coucang isolate mNycCou1 chromosome 12, mNycCou1.pri, whole genome shotgun sequence, one region contains:
- the KCNA5 gene encoding potassium voltage-gated channel subfamily A member 5, translating into MEIALVPLENGGAMTVRGGGEAGTGCGQATGGELQCPPTAGLTDGPHEAVPAGHGLPRSTDPGGRPLLPLPEELPPPRRPPPEDEEGEGHPGLDMAEDQALGAASLHHQRVLINISGLRFETQLGTLAQFPNTLLGDPAKRLRYFDPLRNEYFFDRNRPSFDGILYYYQSGGRLRRPVNVSLDVFADEIRFYQLGDEAMQRFREDEGFIKEEEKPLPRNEFQRQVWLIFEYPESSGSARAIAIVSVLVILISIITFCMETLPEFRDERELLRHPPAPPQPPVPAPGANGSGLVAPPSGPTVAPLLPRTLADPFFIVETTCVIWFTFELLVRFFACPSKAEFSRNIMNIIDVVAIFPYFITLGTELAEQQPGGGGGGGQNGQQAMSLAILRVIRLVRVFRIFKLSRHSKGLQILGKTLQASMRELGLLIFFLFIGVILFSSAVYFAEADSQGTHFSSIPDAFWWAVVTMTTVGYGDMRPITVGGKIVGSLCAIAGVLTIALPVPVIVSNFNYFYHRETDHEEQAALKEEQGSQSQGTGLDRGGQRKASWNKGSFCKTVQGGSLDNGDSTRRSSCPLEKCNLKAKSNVDLRRSLYALCLDTSRETDL; encoded by the coding sequence ATGGAGATCGCCCTGGTGCCCCTGGAGAACGGTGGTGCCATGACTGtcagaggaggaggtgaggccggAACGGGCTGCGGGCAGGCCACAGGGGGAGAGCTCCAGTGTCCCCCGACGGCTGGGCTCACGGATGGACCCCACGAAGCGGTGCCTGCCGGGCACGGCTTGCCGAGGAGCACCGACCCCGGAGGGCGGCCTTTGCTTCCGCTGCCCGAGGAGCTGCCACCGCCTAGACGGCCACCTCCGGAGGACGAGGAGGGAGAAGGCCACCCGGGCCTGGACATGGCGGAGGACCAGGCGCTGGGCGCGGCGTCCCTTCACCACCAGCGCGTCCTCATAAACATCTCCGGGCTGCGTTTTGAGACGCAGCTGGGGACCCTGGCGCAGTTCCCCAATACCCTCCTGGGGGACCCCGCCAAGCGCCTGCGCTACTTCGACCCCCTGCGGAACGAGTACTTCTTCGACCGCAACCGGCCCAGCTTCGACGGCATCCTCTACTACTACCAGTCGGGGGGCCGCCTGCGGAGGCCGGTCAACGTCTCCCTGGACGTGTTCGCAGACGAGATCCGCTTTTACCAGCTGGGAGACGAGGCCATGCAGCGCTTCAGAGAGGACGAGGGCTTCATTAAAGAAGAGGAGAAACCCTTGCCCCGCAACGAGTTCCAACGCCAGGTGTGGCTTATCTTTGAATACCCGGAAAGCTCTGGGTCGGCGCGGGCCATCGCTATCGTCTCGGTTCTGGTCATTCTCATCTCTATCATTACCTTCTGCATGGAGACCCTGCCCGAGTTCAGGGACGAACGCGAGCTGCTCCGCCACCCACCAGCGCCCCCCCAGCCTCCCGTGCCCGCCCCCGGGGCCAACGGCAGCGGGCTGGTGGCGCCCCCCTCTGGCCCGACGGTGGCACCGCTCCTGCCTAGGACTCTGGCTGACCCCTTCTTCATCGTGGAGACCACGTGCGTCATCTGGTTCACCTTTGAGCTGCTTGTGCGCTTTTTCGCCTGCCCCAGCAAAGCAGAGTTCTCTCGGAACATCATGAACATCATCGACGTTGTGGCCATTTTCCCCTACTTCATCACCCTGGGCACCGAGCTGGCAGAGCAGCagccaggaggtgggggagggggcggcCAGAATGGGCAGCAGGCCATGTCCCTGGCCATCCTCCGAGTCATCCGCCTGGTCCGGGTGTTCCGCATCTTCAAGCTGTCCCGCCACTCCAAGGGGCTGCAGATCCTGGGCAAGACCTTGCAGGCCTCCATGAGGGAGCTAGGGCTgctcatcttcttcctcttcatcgGGGTCATCCTCTTCTCCAGCGCCGTCTACTTCGCAGAGGCTGACAGCCAGGGGACCCACTTCTCCAGCATTCCGGATGCCTTTTGGTGGGCGGTGGTCACCATGACCACTGTGGGCTATGGCGACATGAGGCCTATCACTGTGGGGGGCAAGATTGTGGGTTCCCTGTGCGCCATCGCGGGGGTCCTCACCATTGCTCTCCCTGTGCCGGTCATCGTCTCCAACTTCAACTACTTCTACCACCGGGAGACAGACCACGAGGAGCAGGCAGCCTTGAAGGAAGAGCAAGGCAGCCAGAGCCAAGGAACCGGGCTGGACAGAGGAGGCCAGCGGAAGGCCAGCTGGAACAAGGGTTCCTTCTGCAAGACTGTTCAGGGGGGCTCCCTGGACAATGGGGACAGTACCCGAAGGAGCAGCTGCCCCCTTGAGAAGTGTAACCTCAAGGCCAAGAGCAACGTGGACTTGCGGAGGTCCCTGTATGCTCTTTGCCTGGACACCAGCAGGGAGACTGATTTGTAA